AAAAAGCCTacttttgaaaagcactttttcAAAAAGTGAAAACAAATTTAAAGTGGCTTATAAGCAAACAATTACAGTGTTCCACTATTAGCTTAGAcctttaattattaaaatattggTAGAGTTATCACTTTTGAATTGTCGATAAAAGATTTGGAGGGAGTCATGGATTAAATGAAAAGACAGTGTTAGAATTATATATATCACTAGCATTATAGTAGCAAAACAAAGTTTAAGATTCTTATATACTGCATCAGAGGTTCTaatcttctttgattttcaatatTGTCTCTCATAAGCTATTATGATCTTCTACGAGTTATTATTAcctatatataatttatttattttaatgtaaacacaaattattttcttttacttctttGTGAAAAAGTGAGGTTCGAAGTTCGATTGGCCAAGTGAACTATAGTATTGTGCATGTGTGTAGCAATATTGCTTCTTCTTTAAACTGTGTAGGCTTGCGATATTCAAGCTTATTTTTCCAAGTGTTTTCTAAAACTATGTAAAAGTTATAGAAAGATTAATATTGTTGCGAGCAATATAAATATATGTCTCTACAATGTGCTTCTCTGTACCAAAATACAATATGCATCAACATTTCTCTCTTTATTGAGTTAGTTAAATAGAATCGTaattttcagaaactatttatcACCCAAATACATTTTTCTAATAACATTTATATGATTTTAAAAACTTTGTATTTGCTCATAAAGGCTACACGTGCAACGCGCGTGTCCAGAGACtagtattaaaaaaaaaaaaagacaataacttttcttttttggtatTAAAATTTCAAGTCTCGTGACAAAATATTGCACAAGGAGGTGATCATTCTCATTCAAAAGGTGGAGAGGATAGAATGAGATTAAATCCCCAAAAAGAGCGAAATATCCATGTCTCAACTTAAGGATTTGTTCTTTCCATCATGTAGGCTTCTTGCCCTAAAAATTTTCAATTTTATAccttagttcaattaattatggGGTTATTAAAAAAGTAGCAACCAATGTAGTTTCTCCAATTATTTGAAGTGCAATTGTATTTCTCTCAGATTTCATCAAGTTTAACCAGTCAAAGGAAAATAGGAACTTGAAAATAGAAAAAATCTGGACAAGTGGAAACATTGGAAGATTATTTTGCTTTGATCAAAATTGGAAGATTACTTTCAAAATGCCTTTACAGTTTTTCATTATACTTCCACTTGGACTGAAGTATACCTCTTCTAGTTGTAAAATAAGGTTTGTGTTCATCTGTCTGTGAACTGACATCTATCATCAACAAAAGAACCTGCGGACTGTCCGAAAATATTGTTGGATACGCGTCGGGTCttccaaaagtagtgcatttttggaggatccgacatggGTTCAACggcattttggagagtccgcaaCATAGAAAAGAACTACCAACTTCATTTGGAGAGAAAAGTATTCAAAGGCTAACCAACTACATATactagaaagaaagaaagaaatacttGCATAATTTAAGACTTTGGGGTGATGAACATCTTAACAGTCGCGCTTTCTGAAGATCTACAATGCAGAAAACATTCCGTCAAATCCTCATCACATTTTATCAAAATCGTATCACCCTCTTTATCTACATACGTGAAATCAAAACTTTCAATCGATGACTCGACCCTCTTTGCCACTTCCACTTCTAAATCCTTCATCTTAGAAGAAAGGGTTAGCTGCAATTTTAGCATCCTATCTCCATATTTCACCTTTGTAATCACAGCTGTACCATCTCGGATTTCTGTAACATGTGCTCCAACTTTAGCTCCATTAATTGTGTCTTCCTTGTTAGGAGAATCAGAAGATTGCTGGAATTTTGTACTACCATTGACATCTTCCTCAGCAGGGAGGATTGATTTCATTTTCGAGAGTGGgagcattttcttttcttctccttatTCTTGGGTGGCCATCTAGTTATACCGTATAATCTACATATACGCTTCAGTGTTGATTTGCCAACTGCATTAGAATAATCCCAGGTACAAAAATGTCTTCAGTGAATCTTAAACTACAATACACACATATGATTTGGACTAAAGGAAAGGAGAAGATAAAGAAATCATATCAATTATTCAATCGATCAACTACGTCCCAATACTAGCTAGTTAGAGACCGCTAGGTGAATCTTCCGTATCCATTCACTCAATTTGGGTCCATTTCATTCCAATTACTGGTAAACAATTTACCTTTTAAGACAAATTTCGGGTACTCTAATCTAGAATCTCTTTAGATCTTAGACTTTACCTTGAAATGACATAGGAGCTTCTAACTAGATTAAAAGGACTCTTCACAAACATGGTGTAATACTCGGACCCCTCGAGCATATCTTAATAATGACTTGGAACATGTTGTGAACTTGATATTGTAATGTGTTGTATAGGTGCAGAAGTAGAGACGGAGTGTTTCATTGGTGAGCCCCACTTATTGTTCTATGCTTAGATATGCTTTCCTTTTTTGTCCTCAGCAAGAACTAAACTAGACAGTTGTAATGACTCTCTAGAATATGCTTCATGGAATCTATTACAGATTTAGGACTACATTAGGTGTTGGATCCTCAATTGTTATGGTTTAATTTGCTTATGTTAATCCTTGGTCCATACTAGCATTATGAGACAGATTAATGGATGTGGATATATTGTGGGCGGGCAAGCTGACTCACGCTTAGAGTTTGGGTTGTGAGGACTGAGGACCTTATATAAATATAACAACAATAACTAAACCTTAGTCCAAGTAGTTAGTATCATTTATATGGATCATTTGCTTCATGTGTACagttcttaaagaaggaagaaagaTACAAGCAGAAGAGTTTTGGAAAGAGTTTATGATACCTCCCAAACCATCGGCAGCGGCATCTTGAGTCATTGACGAACGGTCTTCAATTTTTTTGAGGTTGATGTTATGGTCCTGTTCTATCCtctctctttctttctgaatCTCTGACTCAGAGGTAAATGTCCGTTTACcgttttttcttttgttcacaGCATTTGCTCCCTGCTTTGCCTGTCGTGTTGATAATTCCAGCTGcagttttctttctttgttttgtgaGGTTTTAGCGCTAGTTGAAGATCCAGCGGAATTGCACTGTTCTTCACTTACAGCTATGCTATCCCTTTCAGCATTTATCTCATCAATATCCAAACTCAGTTGCTGATTTGTTTCGGAAGAAAAAGACTGCTGATTTGGTGTGTCAAGCAACATCAACTCTCCTCCATTTGGCAATGGCTCAACATTATGCAGTTCTTTAGTAGTTTGACAGATATCAAAAGAATCAAGTTCATCGTCAGAAGAAATCTTGATGACTTCAACAGGTAACTTCTCTCCAAAATCATGTCCGACTGCAACCTTAACGTGTTGCAACTGTTGTTTCGCCGTGTCCAAAACTAACTTCAGGAAGTCTTGTAGATTCCTATGCAGAAGCTCATTTGGGGGCAAGAAGAACTCTAGTATGAAAACATTGTCATCATTGCCCGGAGCACTTAAACAGATAGCAAAACAACTAGTTAAACCAGCTTCGCGAGCACAAGTTACCAAGGGGTATTCCATTATGCTCAACCGTGTTACATCTCGGCAAAAGCATGAAGATTTTGATGAGAAAGCCCTGCCAACAACACCATATCCTTCTAATATGTATTGAAGACCACTTGCATATTTGAATAAACTTAAGTTTTGGTTATTGTTGATTGCAATGTGTCGTTGTCTAACAGTGATAGCTTTTCCAGGGCACCATGAATCAGCAACACTGACCCAAATCTGAGCAAAGAGAAATTGATGTTTTTGACATACCACTTCGATTGCCTTGTATAATCCACCAAGAGCACATTGCCGGTCATCCAAAACCTGCCTTGAGACTGTCTTTGTTAATATGAATTCAAGATAGAGATATCACTGAAGCTTAAACAAAAGGAGCCAAAGGAAATGAATATGGTCCGAAGGGAGACATTACTGGAAAAGAGCTTGATCTACTGGACAACTTACTTTCAAATCAAGCAGACAATATGAATCTGGAGATTTCAGATCCACCACCTAAAAAATGAAGTCAAAAGTGGAAAAGAATAAACAGCGGTTGAATAATACAGTGTACAATTTTAATTTCCTCTTTTCTTGGCGCCTCTTCTTTTTCTATTCAGAAATGGTGAAAGGAAAACAGTGCATTAAAAGGGATCATGGATGCCAAACAAGATGAGCTAGAGGTTCAACATTTAAGGTTGGAAAAAGCTGAAGGTATGCGTAAAAACCTGGAGCATCTTGAAAATGGGCAAGACAGAGTTTCCACATATCCATTCTTTTGTTTGGTGAATAGTGACCAACTCAAGGACCCCGACAAAGGTGTCTCGAGATGGATCAAAGACAGGGACAGTATAACACCATTGTATGCTCCAGGCTACAGCATCATCCCGTAAAGGGAACTCTTGTTTGCTGTAATTCTTCATGTTTGTACATAGTTCAGGCAACCTATGTTTGAACACACGTCCGGGGGGACCAAGGTCATTTTCACATTGGGTACCGTTCTTCAGCTCAACAGGAATTGCATGGCTCAGGCACTTTTTCCTGTACGAACATAGTCCGTATTCAAGTCTGGTAAGACCAAAAGGCTGATCTGAAGTTGTTAGGAAAGTCTGGGCATCAATTACAATACTAGCCCAGTACTGAATAAGATAATTGCAGGACAATTTCTCTACATGTTGTAGTGCAATCTTAACTctttccttgattgccatgcgTTTAGTAACAACATCTGCAGCTGTGGCATACACAAATATTGTATTAGTACAAAGAATATTACTCCCAGGTTTTGTAAAAGGCTTGTAGCAACAATTTTACTGATTGGCCAAAGCAATTAAGTTACCTTTATCTAATTTAAGGAATTTTCTTGAATTAAAATCCGCGATACAGTACTACTAATGATAATCTCAGAGTCAGTACTATAAATTTTACGCCTGCCTCAATCTTTCACTCATACATGACAATCAGAGCCAGTACTATAAATTGTAATGAATTTTGGCCCATTGCCATTggtaataaagaaaagaaaacgatTGAAAAAAATTAAGTGTTTACAGAGAAGTGACAGTAACAAAATTACTTTGACAAAAGGTTGGCATTTTCTCCTTAGCATACCAAACATATAGGTTTGCCAACTTTAGCACCAATTCAAAACGACAAGATAAATGGTTATCAGTACTATAAAGAATAGGTTGAGGATTCAAAGTTCAGACCTTTATATCCGGGATAAATTTTCAAGTGAATGAGAAGTTCTTCTAAGGTGTGGCAAGTACAAAATTCAATGGCAACCATGGTGGTGAATATCTTGTACCTAAAGTATGTAACTGAATTGCAACAATGATTCTCAAAATGGAAACAAATTGCTagaatttcccaaagaagaaacaaaaagaacCTAATTTTGAAGCAATGAGAGTGAAACTTGCAATGTGAGCAGCCCGGtgtactaagctcccgctatgcacggGGTTTGGGGAAGGGACGGACCACAAAGGTCTATTGAAACTTGCAATGTATTTTAGAAAATTCATAGCTGATTCCCATCCCATTTATAAATATCAACATTTTTTATTTGATAATTGTGGTATCCGAGCGAGCTTAAGTGTATCCCGACTAATTACATGAGGTACTTGCTATCTCCCACCACTACAGGTACTGGGTAACGCTGTCTTGGATAGATatgaagaaatcacctagtgtttttgCTTACGATAAAACAACATAATTTTAACCCACCAAAGCAAAGATTCTGTCCTCATTCATGGGCAAATAGGAAGTCCAACAATTCTTAAGGAAATGATTGTCAAAATGGATACAAAAAAAGGCAGTGCACCAAGCTCCCACTATGCGCAGGATCCAGGgccggaccataagggtctactgtacgcaaccttaccctgcatttgTGTGAGAGATTGTTTACGCGGCTCGAACCTATGACATCGTGGTCACATGGCATTAATTTTACCAATTACGCTAAGACTCCCCTTATTAGAATAGATACAAACTGCTAGAATATCCCAAAAGTAttaaaaaagaacaaaattttgaAGTAATGAAGCTGAATTTGGCAGTGTATCTCAGAAAATACTTAGCTGACTCTCATCCCATGTATAAAGATCAAAATAATTTCAACCCCACCAAAAACCAAAAATTCTTCTTCCCTACAATTTATGAGAAAATCAAATATAGTAAGTTCTTACTGAAGGAGAAGTGATTCTGAAGCTGCTCTGCATCATCACGTtcactccaaaaaacccatagaCCATTGGGTTGGCGGGACCAGGCTTGTTCACTGAACACACACTCCATTCTTGAAATCAAATAGTAACCAAACCGGTCTCTCTTTCCAAAGGTTCATATTGACTTTCTATATTTTGTGGCAAAGTTATCTCCACTTGCTACTAAAAACAAGTGTTGAAAATTTCGAGAGAAAGGAGGGTTGAAACAGTTGTTCTAGGCCAAATAAACCAAAAGATGTTTACTAAAATTTTTATCTCAAACTAGTTgcatgaagtaatatttttgtttcATAATTAATTTTGTGGGCCTAGATTTTATAATATTGAGGCCCACATTAATGTAAGAAGTGTTGAAAGAGTTGTTTCCGGTGAAAAGAACCAAAAGGTTTGTTTTACATAAATGGATGGGAAAGCACCgtccaattttcttttcttttttatttaaccTTGCCATCTGGGCCCACATTCCACTAACTCATTTTGGTTCTTTgtctaatttaatttaattagaaTTAAATTAGTTAAAGATCATTTTTAGCTACggtaaaaattatttatattcgataatcaaaaatatataaaatttatatattttctgTATATAACATAGAAAAATATAtacatttactttattttaatttatgtgaacgtAATTTACTTTTAGTCTGTATGAATAGTCACTTTTGATTATTTGAAAACTTTATATAATAATTTATATACACACATGAATTAAAATGGAGGGATTATAATTTATATACACACATGAATAATTTATATTTGAAAACTTTATTTGGTGTTGTTGTTGGTTGCAGGCCAAACCGGTATCTCTTTCCAATTGTTCACATTGACTTTCCATATTTGGTGGCAAAGTTATCTCCACTTATTGCTAAACAAGTGTTGAAATTTTGAGATAAGGAGTGTTGAAACAGTTGTTTTTAGGCCAAATAGACCAAAAGATGTTTACATTAATGTAAGAAGTGCTGAAAGAGTTATTTTAGGTGAAAAGAACCAAAAAGGTTTGTGTAAAGACAGAATATCCTCTGCTCCTTCCTTCTTTCATTCTTTTGTTTTGCACAATTGCTCCATCCTTATGTTGGTGTTAATCATCTATTTGATTTTGAATACAGTAAGGGGATCTACTGTAAGCAtctatttgattttgaatttcatcTCAAATTAAAGCTTAGTGTTAAATAGTTGGGCTACAGTGAAAATGGCAGGAAGAAATGAAGCATTCAGAATATGTGGTAGTGTATCCGAAGCATTGAGTTACATGCCATGTCCCCTGCAATACACTGAGCCTAACACTAAGAATGACCTCTGGGTATTTTGGAGCCAACACAACAACGAGTTTCCTTCTGTCTTCCCCAGCAGTAAGTGCCTTTTCCCCTTTATGTCCAATTGGATTGGTATTTACACTATATATAATCTCCAGATTATATGATACTCAACTCACTTGTTTGGAGAATGAAGCCTTATAGGGTTCTCTCTTTTTgtcctttcttttagtttttaccCCTTGCTAGAtcggagccttggcgtaactacTAAAGTTGCttccatgtgaccaggaggttacgggttcgagccgtggaaacagcctttTGTAGAAACATAGGGTAAGACTGCATACGAtagacccttatggtccggcCTTTCGccgaaccccgcgcatagcgggagtttAGTGTGCTGGGCTGCCCTTGCTAGATTCTTGTGTTTGGTCAATGCATAGAAGTAGTGACACTCAAT
The Nicotiana sylvestris chromosome 11, ASM39365v2, whole genome shotgun sequence DNA segment above includes these coding regions:
- the LOC104219010 gene encoding protein NLP7-like isoform X2, with protein sequence MECVFSEQAWSRQPNGLWVFWSERDDAEQLQNHFSFTADVVTKRMAIKERVKIALQHVEKLSCNYLIQYWASIVIDAQTFLTTSDQPFGLTRLEYGLCSYRKKCLSHAIPVELKNGTQCENDLGPPGRVFKHRLPELCTNMKNYSKQEFPLRDDAVAWSIQWCYTVPVFDPSRDTFVGVLELVTIHQTKEWICGNSVLPIFKMLQVLDDRQCALGGLYKAIEVVCQKHQFLFAQIWVSVADSWCPGKAITVRQRHIAINNNQNLSLFKYASGLQYILEGYGVVGRAFSSKSSCFCRDVTRLSIMEYPLVTCAREAGLTSCFAICLSAPGNDDNVFILEFFLPPNELLHRNLQDFLKLVLDTAKQQLQHVKVAVGHDFGEKLPVEVIKISSDDELDSFDICQTTKELHNVEPLPNGGELMLLDTPNQQSFSSETNQQLSLDIDEINAERDSIAVSEEQCNSAGSSTSAKTSQNKERKLQLELSTRQAKQGANAVNKRKNGKRTFTSESEIQKERERIEQDHNINLKKIEDRSSMTQDAAADGLGVGKSTLKRICRLYGITRWPPKNKEKKRKCSHSRK
- the LOC104219010 gene encoding protein NLP3-like isoform X1, translated to MECVFSEQAWSRQPNGLWVFWSERDDAEQLQNHFSFTADVVTKRMAIKERVKIALQHVEKLSCNYLIQYWASIVIDAQTFLTTSDQPFGLTRLEYGLCSYRKKCLSHAIPVELKNGTQCENDLGPPGRVFKHRLPELCTNMKNYSKQEFPLRDDAVAWSIQWCYTVPVFDPSRDTFVGVLELVTIHQTKEWICGNSVLPIFKMLQVVDLKSPDSYCLLDLKVLDDRQCALGGLYKAIEVVCQKHQFLFAQIWVSVADSWCPGKAITVRQRHIAINNNQNLSLFKYASGLQYILEGYGVVGRAFSSKSSCFCRDVTRLSIMEYPLVTCAREAGLTSCFAICLSAPGNDDNVFILEFFLPPNELLHRNLQDFLKLVLDTAKQQLQHVKVAVGHDFGEKLPVEVIKISSDDELDSFDICQTTKELHNVEPLPNGGELMLLDTPNQQSFSSETNQQLSLDIDEINAERDSIAVSEEQCNSAGSSTSAKTSQNKERKLQLELSTRQAKQGANAVNKRKNGKRTFTSESEIQKERERIEQDHNINLKKIEDRSSMTQDAAADGLGVGKSTLKRICRLYGITRWPPKNKEKKRKCSHSRK